A portion of the bacterium genome contains these proteins:
- a CDS encoding B3/4 domain-containing protein, with translation MKQFILEQDFLEIFPEAKIGVIIAKNVKNTPVADNSDFENLLEQSSESAKVHLTADEFSKNQVVASWREAFKKFKSKKGNRSSIEALLKRIDNGRGVGSISPLVDVYNSVSLEFAVPCGGEDLAKIAGNMRLTLANGDENFITLGSEKSEPPLENELIYKDEEGAVCRCWNWREAVRTMLTDQTTDAVFIIENWNGQNLENFHTAIDALKSRLEEFIGGQISSVVADKDNPSVDLGEF, from the coding sequence ATGAAGCAATTTATCTTAGAGCAAGACTTCTTGGAGATTTTTCCAGAGGCTAAAATTGGCGTAATCATCGCTAAAAATGTTAAAAATACACCTGTCGCGGACAATTCTGATTTTGAAAATTTACTAGAACAATCGTCTGAAAGTGCTAAAGTTCACCTAACGGCTGATGAATTTTCAAAAAATCAGGTTGTCGCGAGTTGGCGTGAAGCATTCAAAAAGTTTAAGAGTAAAAAGGGAAATCGCTCATCAATTGAAGCACTTCTCAAAAGAATTGATAACGGCCGTGGTGTTGGATCGATAAGTCCACTGGTAGATGTTTATAATTCTGTATCTTTAGAGTTTGCTGTACCTTGCGGCGGCGAGGATTTGGCCAAAATTGCCGGCAATATGCGCTTAACTCTTGCTAATGGTGACGAAAACTTTATAACTTTGGGCAGTGAAAAGTCCGAGCCACCTCTCGAAAATGAACTCATCTACAAAGATGAAGAGGGTGCTGTCTGTCGTTGCTGGAATTGGCGCGAGGCTGTACGAACAATGCTCACAGATCAAACCACCGACGCTGTCTTTATTATCGAAAACTGGAATGGGCAGAATTTAGAAAATTTCCACACCGCTATCGATGCGCTAAAATCTCGATTGGAAGAATTTATCGGTGGGCAAATTTCTTCTGTTGTCGCCGACAAAGATAATCCTTCAGTAGATCTTGGCGAATTTTAA